The following DNA comes from Ignavibacteria bacterium.
ACGAATAATTGCTAAGTACTAAAATTAATGCTAATGAAAATAGAAAATATTTTTTCATTTTATTTACTCCATAGTTCTTGATTGCTGTTGTTGAACAGTTTATTTTTTCATCCATCAGTAAGCTATGTAAAGCCTGTAGTAAATCTGCAACAATCATTAGCTTCCTTTATCGTTTGGAGTAATAAAACAATAGAAATTTTTTGTCCAGAAAACCCTTTGGAAATGTGACGAGAACAAATGCATATGTGGTCGCAGCAACTTTCCGAGAAAACTAAACGAGCATATACTATAGTAGTAAGTAGTAAGTAGTAAGTAGTAAGTAGTAAGTAGTAAGTAGTAAGTAGTAAGTAGTAAGTAGTAAGTAGTAAGTAGTAAGTAGTAAGTAGTAAGTAGAACTCTCCCCTTAGAAAACTTTTTTAAACCGCAGAAGTAAAACCAGGAATATTTACTCACTCGATTCGTATTCATTGTTCACCTTAATTCTATGCAAATCTTGAAAAAGAAAAATTAAAAAGCAATATGGGATTAAAATTTTGGTTTATGGAACTAGAGACGATCCCTCAACATATTTCGATTGCATGAGAAAGAATTAATATTTGTATTTCTGTAGAGAGGCATTGCAGTGCGTCTCTACGTTAATGGTGAACTATTAAAGTAAGATTTTAAAAAAGGAGGTTAAAAGATGTCATCCCGACAAGTCGGGTTGGCATCTTTGAAATAACCTACCTGTAAATATAAATTCCACCGGGATTTATCTTGACATCAAACTTTGATATATAAATTCCATTCTTATTAAATACTTTTATCTCTCCGTTTTGTGAAAAATCTTTTGGATTGGAAACATATAATTGTTCTGTGATTTCATCAAAGGTTAATGCATAGGGGATTCCGAAAATGTCATTCACAGTTGCACCGAAAATGAAAACCGTGTCAACGCTTTTTGCCGCTAAGTTTATTCTGCCAACACCTTTATCATTTATGTAGTAAAGAGTGTTGTTCTTTGAGATCGTAAAATCTTGCGGATGATATGCGAGTTTGATTGAATCGACGACAGCTAATGAACCTGGATCAATCATGTAAAAACCCGATATGTAATTTGCATCAAAAAAATCACCTGAGCAGCCGACAAATATTTTTCCGTCGTTTGAGAGAGAGATCATTCTTGGATTGCGTCCGACAGAAATTGTTTTAACTACATTATTAGTATTTATATCAATCACCGAAACTGTAGTACCACTGCCGAGATCGGAATTTGCAACAAAGAGTTTGTTTTCTTTATAAACGATTCCTTCAGGGAATTTTCCAACGGGAATCTCTCGTGATACGCTTAATGTTTTCGGATTAAATTCGATCACTGCATTCTTTGAAAAGCTTGTAACGAATCCTCTTGTGGAATTAAGAATGAAAATTTCACGAGGACTTCCTTTCGCACCAAGATCAATCAATCCGAGCGATTTTCCGTCTACAAGATTCATTACTTCGATTTTGTTGCTTGCATCCACAGCAATGAAAGCTTTTCCATCAAAAAAGAATAAGCTGTTGGCATTGTCGCCAATTGATTTACCATTTGCAGAGGAATAAAAGTTATCAATAACTTTATTTGTTTTTAAATTGTAATGGCTGACTTCGCTGTTATTCCGACCATAAATACCCTCATTCAAAATATAAATTCCATCGTTGAAAACTTTCCAATCATCATCAATTGGATTGTTTTTCTTTGAGCAGCTAAAAATTAAAGTCGAAAGTAGAATCAGTGAAATAGTTTTTTTCATTTATCAAATCTCCGTTTTAAGTGATAATCTAAAATCTCTTCCTGGCATAGGATAAGATTGAATTAAAAAATAGTTTTCGTTTATAAGGTTGTTTACGTTAAGTAGAAGAGTAGTTTTGAGATCATAAAGCCAAATCGAATAACTGAGAGCCAAATCTAAAAGAAGAGGCTCCGATAATACATAATCCGGATCATTATCTTCCGAATAAAAACGTTCGCTGAAATAATTCAAAACGAATTCAAAATTGAATTCCTCTAAGTGCATGCTGAAAATAAAGTTGGCTGCATGCTTAGGAATGTAGACTAATTGCTTTTTATAAGCCTGATCACTTTCTCCAAGCTTTTCGGTATTGTACACGTTAGTGAATGTATAATTTGATCGTGCTGAAATAAAATTTGTAAATTTAAAATCCGAGATCCTCACTTCGAAGCCGTCTGCAGTAACTTTTCCAGCATTACGAGGAGTGAAAACAGCTATTCTATTTGCATACCACACTATTTTGTCTTTTACAAACCGATTGAAAAAGATAAAGTCAGCATTTATGAAGCTTGAATTTACACCGACACCGCATTCGAAGTCATAAATAGTCTCATTTTTAAGATTGGGATTGGAAAGAAAATTCATTTTCGAATAATAAAGTTCATAAAAATTTAGAATTCGTACACCAAATGAATAATTGGCAAATAATCGAACCAAATTTTCGGCAAATGGAGAGTATCCAACTCCCAGTTTGTAATTCAGAATTGAGCTGGATTCTTGGTCTTTCGAGTAAATTGAATTCACAAATGTATTATTCAGCATCAAGTTTATGCCAAGCTTGTGTGAGCTTTCTGAGAAAACAAATTGTTTGTTGAGTGCCGCTGAAATGTTATAGTAGTTTCTTTTCAGTGAAGAATATTTTGTTTGGTGAATCTCGCTTTCATCGAAATAAAAATTTTCAAAGTTTGAATTTAAGCCAGCAGCGATTGAATAACTCTCTCCCAAATAATTTGTTAAAAGTCTGAATGAGAGATTGTGATTTGTAAACTGAAACTGCGTTGAACGAAGATTCACCTCAGCCTGCGGATCTGAGATTTTAATACTTGTCGCATTAAGTCCAATAATGCCATTAATAGTAAAGCCATTTTCAAAAAACCAATTCAGATTTGTAACGAAAAGTTTATTTTTTTCAAATTGCCTGACATTATTCCTCTCATGTTTATTCGAAGCAATAAATCCCGGGAGCCCAAGTTCTTTATCGGAAAAACGAAAAAGAGATTTTACCAATAGAAATGAGTTTGAGATTTCGAAATCATTCGTGAGTGAGAGTTTAATTATTGATTGATCTAAGTCTGCATTCTCTCTCAGGAATGTTTTCCCTTCGAATTGATAATCATAATTATTTACCGCAGTTTTTTTATAAAATGCTAATCCGAAATTTGTATTTGACATAGCTTGATTAATTTGCGTTGAATATGAATTCAAACCGAATGAACCAAAAGTATAATTAAGATTTAATTTCGTTGAATCATTTTTGTTAAATGGATCCAAAAAGATTTTTCCATTAGAGGAATTTGCCCCGATTAAACTGAAATCACTTCCAAGATTTACCGTTATAAAAGATAACTCATCAGCGGTGTAATTGCTGAAATCAAAAGAACCGCCAAGTGTGTTTGTTAAATCCATCCCATTCATCTCGACAGAGGAATATTCTGTTCCGGTTCCTCTAGCAGAAATAGTTTGCAGACTCCCTTCACCGCCATAGGATTTTACGAAAACTCCAGAAGTTTGCTTAAACACTTCACCAACCGATTTTGAGTTGAACAAATTGGATTTTTGAATATTAATTGTTTGCTGACTTGTTGAAAGATTAGAATTTGTCAAGCCAGATTTTTCTTTAATGACAATTTCTTGAAGTTCGTACTGCTTTGCTGTATCAAATTCAGCAAATGCGGAAAAACTTATTGAATCACTAGCTGCACAGGAATAAAAATGGATTTTACCGGCTTTAGCAGTTAAAGCTGATGATAGGCAAACAAAAAATATAAACTTGATTAAAATTCTGTTCATAAAAATTTAAAATAAAAAACCTCTTCGGGGGTGAAGAGGTTTAAAAATCAAATTTTTATTTAAACTTTCCTTCCCCTCGAAGGATTGAGTCTACTCCATTATTGGCAGGTCTCCTGGCTGATGCGAATTGTTAACGCCTTCCCGAAGTTAATGAAAAATAAATAATGAACAGTGCACTATAAACAAACTATAAACTGTACACTGTAAATTTTACATTAATTAATCAGTGGCTTTTGCTAACAACATTTTTGCATTCACAGTTGCGGGGCAGCATCGGTCTTACACCGATTTCCCTTTTAATCACGTGAACCAACAAAGGTATCAAAGAACTGAGTGCAGTTTATAGAATTAATTTTGTATTGTCAAGGATAGAGTAAAGTTAATTTTTTAATTTGTATTTTTTGCTTTTTAATTTTGTTAAAATCTTTTGCTTCCATCTTGGGTAGGTTACATTATTAAATTTTGTCAACAACTCGGAAAATAGAATCATTAAAACAATCATCACGATTACACCGAGGATTGTTTCAAGAACATTCAATTTATTTCCGATGAAAATTTTTATTCCTTGATTCCATGAACTTCCGTAAAGAAGCATAACATGAACAACATATATTTCAAGTGAGTTTTTGCTCGCATTTTTTAAAAATTGCGGAATGTGTTTTATCGGAATCGAAATTAATGCAAACAGACTTCCAAAAACTAACACAATACCGAATCGTGAATAAACAAGATTCGGACTTATTGTCCAAAAGGTTGAATCTGCAAATAGAAGGAGTTCAAATAAATTCAACATTACTGCACCTGCGATAAAGATAATTCCAAGCTTTAATTGAACTTTTGATAGAATTATTAAATCAGTAAAATAATTTTTCTTTTGAAAATAAATTCCGAGAACGCCTCCTAAAAATAAGTATGCCCCCCATGGGAAAAGCGGAAATAAAGATCCTGTAGCTTGCGAGAACCAAGAAGAAAGTGACAGAGGCAGCCAATGTTCCCACTCAATTAATTTCACAATCGGGTGAAACATTAAGAATAAAAATGAGACGAGTAACAAAACTCTCATCGCTTCAAATTTATAATTACGTGCCAGGGTTTCAATCCCCAACAAAATAAGGAGACTTACACCGATCAATTGAAGTATATCAACTGCAAAGAATAATTGGACCATCTGATATGTAACATGCGTCCAGTGAAATGGTGAAGGGGTAGGCGATTTCATCAAATAGCCTATTAAAATAATTAATAAAGCTCGGCGAATTGTTTTTCTCTGAATGAGTTTAAATTTTACAGTTGAGTCGGTTCGTCTGAATCTAACACCATAAACAAAACCTGAAGCAAATAAAAATAATGGTGCAGTCAATCCCCGGAAAAACAACCAAGTATTAAATCCAACTGAACTTGGCATTCGATAGTTATAGCTCAATAAAACATCAACAGTATGTCCGTGCACCATTAAAAAAATGGCAACGAACCTTAAGAGGTCAATAAAAACTACCCGTGAAGTATGTGTGTGGCCTACGCTCGACATATCTTATTCTTCGTGAAAATAGAAATCTCATCCAAACTTCACAATAAAATTTTTTTATTCCTAGATTCATTGTCTATTTTCTAAGACCTTGAAATGGGATTGTGAAATATAGATTACACTGATTTGACTTATTAACAAGGATAAAATTTCAGCATAAACCTTAAGGTGAATAGTACTTAAATTTAACATAAGCTAGTTTATTCCAAATTGACTTTCAAAACGATATTTGATAATTTGAATTCAGTGATTAAATATGAACCTAATGAATTTATATCACCAATAATTTCATGATTATCCTGTTCTGAATGTGTAATTTTGTAAAATATTTTTCTCAAAATACTATCATCTCTTCAAGCTCACGCAATTTAAATCTTAAACTAAATGTTAATCAAATTAAATTATTTATTTTAGAAGGAGTACATTAATGGGATGGTTTGCCCGGACATTCACTTATTCAATCGGGAAAAAGTTGATAATGGCTCTTACCGGTTTGTTCCTGGTTATCTTCCTTCTGGTTCATTTATTTGGAAATGTCTTTTTGTATGTGGGGAAAGATGCTTTCAATGCTTATGTTCATACGTTAAATGAAACCGGTTTGAAGATCCCAATAAAAATCTTAGAAGTTTTTCTAGCACTCGGTTTTTTATTTCACATGATCGATGGCGTGACAGTCTGGATC
Coding sequences within:
- a CDS encoding DUF1624 domain-containing protein — translated: MSSVGHTHTSRVVFIDLLRFVAIFLMVHGHTVDVLLSYNYRMPSSVGFNTWLFFRGLTAPLFLFASGFVYGVRFRRTDSTVKFKLIQRKTIRRALLIILIGYLMKSPTPSPFHWTHVTYQMVQLFFAVDILQLIGVSLLILLGIETLARNYKFEAMRVLLLVSFLFLMFHPIVKLIEWEHWLPLSLSSWFSQATGSLFPLFPWGAYLFLGGVLGIYFQKKNYFTDLIILSKVQLKLGIIFIAGAVMLNLFELLLFADSTFWTISPNLVYSRFGIVLVFGSLFALISIPIKHIPQFLKNASKNSLEIYVVHVMLLYGSSWNQGIKIFIGNKLNVLETILGVIVMIVLMILFSELLTKFNNVTYPRWKQKILTKLKSKKYKLKN